A section of the Jannaschia sp. S6380 genome encodes:
- a CDS encoding ABC transporter ATP-binding protein, producing the protein MGILEVKNVGKRFGGLQALSDVNLSVAENSVHAIIGPNGAGKSTLLNCLVGKLIPDTGSVSFEGQSVLGRKPHEINQMGISRVFQTPEIFGDLTVMENMMIPCLARRDGSFALHAFTAMMRDREIVEKAEHMLEDMNMADKRGMHAASMSRGDKRRLEIGMCLAQEPRLLLLDEPTAGMARADTNNTIDLLKQISASRPITIAIIEHDMHVVFSLAQRITVLAQGTPLVEDTPDNIKGHPKVREAYLGESSGH; encoded by the coding sequence ATGGGCATTCTCGAGGTCAAGAACGTCGGCAAGCGGTTCGGAGGCTTGCAGGCCCTGTCGGACGTGAACCTGTCGGTGGCGGAGAATTCCGTACACGCGATCATCGGGCCGAACGGCGCGGGCAAGTCGACCCTGCTCAACTGCCTCGTCGGCAAGCTGATCCCCGATACCGGATCGGTCAGCTTCGAGGGGCAGTCGGTGCTGGGCCGCAAGCCGCACGAGATCAACCAGATGGGCATCAGCCGCGTGTTCCAGACGCCCGAAATCTTCGGGGACCTGACCGTCATGGAGAACATGATGATCCCCTGCCTGGCCAGGCGCGATGGCTCCTTCGCGCTGCATGCCTTCACCGCGATGATGCGCGACCGCGAGATCGTCGAGAAGGCCGAACACATGCTCGAGGACATGAACATGGCCGACAAGCGTGGGATGCACGCGGCCTCGATGTCGCGCGGCGACAAGCGCCGACTGGAGATCGGCATGTGCCTCGCGCAGGAGCCGCGTCTGCTGCTGCTGGACGAGCCGACGGCGGGCATGGCGCGGGCCGACACCAACAACACGATCGACCTGCTCAAGCAGATCAGCGCCTCGCGCCCGATCACCATCGCCATCATCGAACACGACATGCATGTCGTCTTCTCGCTGGCGCAGCGGATCACCGTCCTGGCGCAGGGCACCCCCCTGGTCGAGGACACGCCGGACAACATCAAGGGCCACCCCAAGGTGCGCGAAGCGTATCTGGGCGAGAGTTCGGGACATTGA
- a CDS encoding ABC transporter ATP-binding protein, translating to MTVKPDFSRDANKAATAPAYFSVHDIHAYYGESYIVQGISFNVHEGEILALLGRNGAGKTSTLRTCARVATPELRKGEIWLDHQPLHKMSAHEASAVGLGLVPEDRRIIPGLTVEENLKLAQIAPPVGWSLERIYELFPRLGERRKQEGVTLSGGEQQMLSIARALCRDLKLLLLDEPYEGLAPVIVDEIEKTLMEIRKLGITTILVEQNAVRALNLSDRAVILDTGGVVFDGTAAEVLQDEALRAEYLAI from the coding sequence ATGACCGTCAAACCCGATTTCAGCCGCGACGCCAACAAGGCGGCCACTGCGCCCGCCTACTTCAGCGTCCACGACATCCATGCCTATTACGGCGAGAGCTACATCGTCCAAGGCATCAGCTTCAACGTCCATGAGGGCGAGATCTTGGCGCTGCTGGGTCGCAACGGGGCCGGCAAGACGTCCACCCTGCGGACCTGCGCGCGGGTGGCGACGCCCGAGCTGCGCAAGGGCGAGATCTGGCTGGATCACCAACCGCTGCACAAGATGAGCGCGCATGAGGCCAGCGCCGTGGGCTTGGGCCTGGTGCCCGAGGATCGGCGCATCATCCCCGGCCTCACGGTCGAGGAGAACCTGAAGCTCGCGCAGATCGCGCCCCCGGTGGGGTGGTCGCTGGAGCGCATCTACGAGCTGTTCCCCCGCCTGGGCGAGCGGCGAAAGCAGGAGGGCGTCACGCTTTCGGGGGGCGAACAGCAGATGCTGTCCATCGCCCGCGCGCTCTGCCGCGACCTGAAGCTGCTGCTGCTCGACGAGCCCTACGAGGGCCTCGCGCCCGTCATCGTCGACGAGATCGAGAAGACGCTGATGGAGATCCGCAAACTGGGCATCACGACCATCCTCGTCGAACAGAACGCGGTGCGCGCCCTGAACCTGTCGGATCGTGCCGTGATCCTCGACACCGGGGGCGTCGTCTTCGACGGCACGGCCGCCGAGGTCCTGCAGGACGAGGCCCTGCGCGCCGAGTACCTCGCCATCTGA
- the acs gene encoding acetate--CoA ligase has translation MPDDQTYPPSPEMAADAHADRATYDAMYEASIADPEAFWGKHGKRIDWMKPYSRVKDTSFAPRNVSIKWFEDGTLNVAANCIDRHLKDRADQTAIIWEPDDPEGEAQHVSYAQLHAHVCKFANVLKGMGVGKGDRVVIYMPMIPQAAYAMLACARIGAIHSIVFAGFSADALAARVTGCDAKVVITADEAPRGGRNTPLKTNADKAFGKCGPETRMLVVKRTGGDIPMTEGRDFWLHELEADASNDCPPAEMAAEDPLFILYTSGSTGQPKGVVHTTGGYLVYASMTHQYTFDYHEGDVFWCTADVGWVTGHSYIVYGPLANGATTLMFEGVPTYPDAGRFWAVCDKHKVNQFYTAPTAIRALMGQGTKFVEPYDLSSIKVLGTVGEPINPEAWTWYHEQVGRRRVPIVDTWWQTETGGHLLTPLPGATVTKPGSATLPFFGIQPVVLEPQSGKVIETTEAEGVLCIADSWPGQMRTVWGDHDRFEKTYFSDYENYYFTGDGCRRDADGYYWITGRVDDVINVSGHRMGTAEVESALVAHPKVAEAAVVGYPHDVKGQGIYAYVTLMGGETPSDELRRELETWVRSEIGPIAKPDLIQWAPGLPKTRSGKIMRRILRKIAEDDFGALGDTSTLADPGVVDDLIENRMNR, from the coding sequence ATGCCCGATGATCAGACCTACCCGCCCTCGCCCGAGATGGCCGCCGACGCCCATGCCGACCGCGCGACCTACGACGCCATGTACGAGGCCAGCATTGCGGACCCGGAGGCGTTCTGGGGCAAGCATGGCAAGCGCATCGACTGGATGAAGCCCTACAGCCGCGTCAAGGACACGTCCTTCGCGCCCCGAAACGTGTCGATCAAATGGTTCGAGGACGGCACCCTGAACGTCGCCGCGAATTGCATCGACCGCCACCTGAAGGACCGCGCCGACCAGACCGCCATCATCTGGGAGCCCGACGATCCGGAGGGCGAGGCCCAGCATGTCAGCTATGCGCAGCTGCATGCCCATGTCTGCAAGTTCGCCAACGTCCTCAAGGGGATGGGCGTGGGGAAGGGCGACCGGGTCGTGATCTACATGCCGATGATCCCGCAGGCGGCCTATGCCATGCTGGCCTGCGCGCGGATCGGAGCGATCCATTCGATCGTCTTCGCGGGCTTCTCGGCCGATGCGCTCGCCGCGCGGGTAACGGGCTGCGACGCGAAGGTCGTCATCACCGCCGACGAGGCGCCCCGGGGCGGGCGCAACACGCCGCTGAAGACCAATGCCGACAAGGCTTTCGGCAAATGCGGCCCCGAGACCAGGATGCTTGTCGTCAAACGCACCGGCGGCGACATCCCGATGACCGAGGGCCGTGACTTCTGGCTGCATGAACTGGAGGCGGACGCCTCCAACGACTGCCCCCCCGCGGAGATGGCGGCCGAGGATCCGCTCTTCATCCTCTACACTTCCGGCTCCACCGGACAGCCCAAGGGCGTGGTCCACACGACCGGCGGCTACCTCGTCTATGCGTCGATGACGCACCAGTACACCTTCGACTACCACGAGGGCGACGTATTCTGGTGCACCGCCGATGTCGGCTGGGTCACCGGGCACAGCTACATCGTCTATGGTCCGCTGGCGAACGGCGCCACGACGCTGATGTTCGAAGGCGTACCGACCTATCCCGATGCGGGGCGCTTCTGGGCGGTGTGCGACAAGCACAAGGTCAACCAGTTCTACACCGCACCCACCGCGATCCGCGCGCTGATGGGACAGGGAACAAAATTCGTGGAGCCCTACGACCTGTCCTCCATCAAGGTGCTGGGCACGGTGGGCGAGCCGATCAATCCCGAGGCATGGACCTGGTATCACGAACAGGTCGGCCGCCGTCGTGTTCCGATCGTCGACACCTGGTGGCAGACCGAGACCGGCGGCCACCTGTTGACCCCCCTGCCCGGCGCCACCGTGACCAAGCCCGGTAGCGCGACCCTGCCGTTCTTCGGCATCCAGCCCGTCGTGCTGGAGCCGCAATCGGGTAAGGTCATTGAGACGACCGAGGCCGAAGGTGTCCTCTGCATCGCCGACAGTTGGCCTGGCCAGATGCGCACCGTTTGGGGCGATCACGACCGGTTCGAGAAGACGTATTTCAGCGACTACGAGAACTACTATTTCACCGGGGACGGCTGCCGCCGCGACGCGGACGGGTATTATTGGATCACCGGGCGGGTGGACGACGTCATCAACGTCTCGGGCCACCGCATGGGCACGGCCGAGGTGGAAAGCGCGCTCGTCGCCCATCCCAAGGTCGCCGAGGCCGCCGTCGTGGGCTATCCGCACGATGTGAAGGGCCAGGGCATCTATGCCTACGTCACCCTGATGGGGGGCGAGACGCCGTCGGACGAGTTGCGCCGCGAGCTTGAAACCTGGGTCCGGTCCGAGATCGGGCCCATCGCCAAGCCCGACCTCATCCAGTGGGCGCCCGGCCTGCCCAAGACGCGGTCGGGCAAGATCATGCGCCGGATCCTGCGCAAGATCGCCGAAGACGACTTCGGCGCCTTGGGCGATACGTCGACTTTGGCCGATCCGGGCGTGGTAGACGACCTGATCGAGAACCGGATGAACCGTTAA
- the accB gene encoding acetyl-CoA carboxylase biotin carboxyl carrier protein — translation MTKTHDSDVAFIKALAELLRENDLSELEVSREYGEDDALNVRVARQMTAAPQAAPAQVSVPSAPSAPQTPTPPQPPAAREDPAQDPGAVTSPMVGTAYLASEPGASSFVQVGDSVEEGQTLLIVEAMKTMNQIPSPRAGKVKRILVEDGAAVEYGAPLVILG, via the coding sequence ATGACCAAAACCCACGACAGTGACGTCGCCTTCATCAAGGCCCTGGCAGAGCTTCTGCGCGAGAACGACCTGAGCGAGCTCGAAGTCAGCCGCGAATACGGCGAAGACGACGCGCTGAACGTCCGGGTCGCGCGCCAGATGACCGCAGCACCGCAGGCCGCGCCGGCGCAGGTCTCCGTCCCGTCGGCTCCCTCCGCCCCGCAGACACCGACGCCCCCGCAACCGCCCGCCGCGCGCGAGGATCCCGCGCAGGACCCGGGCGCGGTCACCTCGCCGATGGTGGGCACGGCCTATCTCGCCTCGGAACCGGGCGCGTCGAGTTTCGTGCAGGTCGGCGATTCCGTCGAGGAGGGGCAGACCCTTCTGATCGTGGAGGCCATGAAGACCATGAACCAGATCCCCAGCCCGCGCGCGGGCAAGGTCAAGCGCATCCTGGTCGAGGACGGTGCGGCCGTGGAATACGGCGCCCCCCTCGTGATCCTGGGTTGA
- the accC gene encoding acetyl-CoA carboxylase biotin carboxylase subunit produces the protein MFEKILIANRGEIALRVVRAAREMGVATVAVHSTADADAMHVRMADESICIGPAPSTQSYLSIPAIISACEITGAEAIHPGYGFLSENAAFVQVLEDHDIKFIGPTAEHIRIMGDKITAKDTMKKLGVPCVPGSDGGVPDMDAARRVAEEMGYPVIIKATAGGGGRGMKLAKSSAELETAFRTARSESKAAFGNDEVYIEKYLGTPRHIEVQVFGDGKGRAVHLGERDCSLQRRHQKVFEEAPGPAISPEQRAEIGRTCAEAVARINYAGAGTIEFLYENGEFYFIEMNTRLQVEHPVTEAIFGVDLVREQIRVAAGLPMSFEQDDLTINGHAIEVRINAEKLPSFSPSPGTITQYHAPGGLGVRMDSALYDGYRIPPYYDSLIGKLIVHGRDRDEALARLRRSLGELIVDGVDTTIPLFRDLVEDADVQSGDYTIHWLERWLERNLG, from the coding sequence ATGTTCGAGAAGATCCTGATCGCCAACCGGGGCGAAATCGCCCTGCGCGTGGTCCGCGCGGCCCGCGAGATGGGCGTGGCCACCGTTGCCGTCCATTCCACCGCCGACGCCGATGCCATGCATGTCCGCATGGCCGACGAGTCGATCTGCATCGGTCCCGCCCCCAGCACGCAGAGCTATCTGTCGATCCCGGCGATCATTTCCGCCTGCGAGATCACGGGCGCCGAGGCGATCCACCCCGGCTACGGCTTCCTGTCCGAGAATGCGGCCTTCGTTCAAGTGTTGGAAGATCACGACATCAAGTTCATCGGTCCCACGGCGGAACATATCCGCATCATGGGCGACAAGATCACCGCCAAGGACACGATGAAGAAGCTGGGCGTGCCCTGCGTCCCGGGCTCGGACGGCGGTGTGCCCGACATGGACGCCGCCCGCCGCGTGGCCGAGGAGATGGGATACCCCGTCATCATCAAGGCCACCGCCGGCGGCGGCGGACGCGGCATGAAGCTGGCGAAGTCGTCGGCGGAGCTGGAGACGGCGTTCCGCACGGCCCGGTCGGAGTCGAAGGCCGCCTTCGGGAACGACGAGGTCTATATCGAGAAGTACCTCGGAACGCCCCGCCATATCGAGGTGCAGGTCTTCGGCGACGGCAAGGGCCGGGCCGTTCACCTGGGCGAGCGGGACTGTTCCCTGCAGCGCCGCCACCAGAAGGTCTTCGAGGAGGCGCCGGGCCCCGCCATCAGCCCCGAACAGCGCGCCGAGATCGGCCGGACCTGCGCCGAGGCCGTGGCCCGCATCAACTATGCCGGGGCCGGCACGATCGAGTTCCTGTACGAGAACGGCGAGTTCTACTTCATCGAGATGAACACCCGTCTGCAGGTCGAACATCCCGTCACCGAGGCGATCTTCGGCGTCGATCTGGTGCGCGAGCAGATCCGCGTGGCCGCCGGCCTTCCGATGTCCTTCGAACAGGACGACCTGACGATCAACGGTCACGCGATCGAGGTGCGGATCAACGCGGAGAAGCTGCCGAGCTTCTCGCCCTCACCGGGGACGATCACGCAGTACCACGCCCCGGGCGGCCTCGGCGTGCGGATGGATTCGGCGCTCTACGACGGCTACCGCATCCCGCCCTATTACGATTCGCTCATCGGCAAGCTGATCGTGCATGGCCGCGACCGCGACGAGGCGCTGGCCCGCCTTCGCCGTTCGCTGGGCGAATTGATCGTGGACGGCGTCGACACCACGATCCCGCTGTTCCGCGACCTGGTCGAGGACGCCGACGTGCAATCGGGCGATTACACCATCCACTGGCTGGAACGCTGGCTGGAGCGCAACCTGGGCTGA
- a CDS encoding response regulator, with protein sequence MAKRVMIVDDEALIAIEFEFWLQDEGHEVAGIAGDLDTAISVLDRGPVDAVLLDANLDGVSSAPLAEAFRDRGVPFAVVSGYSRDQIDWLRDEPLVSKPVDYGMLSEVVRDL encoded by the coding sequence ATGGCAAAACGCGTGATGATCGTGGACGACGAGGCGTTGATCGCCATCGAGTTCGAGTTCTGGCTGCAGGATGAGGGCCATGAGGTCGCGGGGATCGCGGGCGACCTGGATACGGCGATCTCGGTGCTCGATCGCGGGCCGGTGGACGCCGTCCTTCTCGATGCCAATCTCGACGGCGTCAGTTCGGCCCCGCTGGCCGAGGCGTTCCGCGATCGGGGTGTGCCGTTCGCGGTCGTGTCGGGGTATTCGCGCGATCAGATCGACTGGCTGCGCGACGAGCCGCTGGTCTCCAAGCCGGTCGATTACGGGATGCTCTCGGAGGTGGTGCGCGACCTCTGA